GTGCGATGGTATAATCTTATATCTTGCAGCCGCTCGCTCTTATAGCTGCCGATGTGCTTTGTTGCATATGAAAGGCTTATAGCTTATGCGACCAGAATTCATTTTACTTGTGTAGATGCAACCCCATCTTGCGGCAGCTCTCCAATCCACCCGAGAAGCTCTTTCGGAAATGTGCCAGTGAATAAGTCTCTTCAGACAGATGGAGCGCTTAATTCCGTGCAGCCCCTGCCGACTGAGCCCAAGAAGCTGCTTTTTGAGCTTTTTCAGGAAAGTTTTAATGCTGATGCTAAGTCAGGTGTTATGGCATTCCCTACCGAGTCCCCGGTGAAAAGCCCATTCAGTCTCCGGAGGAATTCTGCCTACAGTGTGGATGGGACCCCAAACCGATCTTCGAAAACAGCAAAGGTGAAATCCGGATCATCTTCACAGCGCTGCCTACCAGATTTGGTAAGAAACCTGAGTTTTCgcgagatgaagaagaggatgagCCCCAGCCATGGTGGTGGAAGCAACCCAAAGCCTCGACAGGTCGATAGCACACTTGCTTAGCATTGCTTTAATCGACTTAAAACTGTAAAAAGCTTCCAAATATCTAGTCTGTTAGACTTTTAAGGCAAACGGACTTCTATAGCGAAACTTGGTGTGTAACTACTAGGCAAACTCCTGTGCATTTTTTTGAGTGACGGCTCCCAAAATTTCCCAAAGTATCATGACTAAGAATTTGCTGGTGTCGGATGGTGACTATGCATTACCGGCCGCTTTATTGCACCTCAATTTTATCTCACAAGGCAAGCTTGTGTATGAGCCTATGAGGGTATTATCCATGTAACTCTGTTGTTGGAGTGGATGTCCCGGACAGTAATTGGAATAAGGGGACAGTCTTTTAAGCCAAAGACAAACTGTTTTGGCTGCATTTAGGTTGCTAGAATGTTTCCTTGTTGGAGTTTCTACCTGTAGGTCACTGCGTGAGGTTGAAAATCTCGTGGAGGAAATGCTAGATTCGGGCACAGTTGGAGTTTGAGTGCGAATGTTTAAAATGTATAACTAGTCTGAAGACCTCAGCCATACATTACATTGAAAGAGAATGATTTACTCTATGTTGTGTGTTGAAATATGGGGCAAAGGCCAGGGGTTTTACAGAAGCTAGTAGTATTTGCGGAAACTTATCATGACCATATCCATTAATATAAGCAGAACTTGACTCAAAAAGCCTTATTTTACCTAATAAAGTATCTTTAGTCGTCTCTTCTCAGAGAAACATCAGGTTCTGTTCTCCAAATTCCTCCGCAAATGAGCTGTTTTCAGTTGGACGGCCAAATAGAGCTTGTCCTTCATTTGTCAATGAAACTGAAATAAGCTTCTCTCCAGGACGTTTTTATCATCAGCGTGCCACAAACAGACTAGAATCCCACCAGAAATCCTAGTATGATGCTTATGCAGAACCATACTTGATCCTCTTCCTTATTTCCTTCATCTTCACGGTCATCATCTTGTTGGTCCCACCCTGTCGGAATCAAGCAACGTCGCGACAATGGAAGCCCATAGAGGCCAAGATTTCCGTCGAAGCTGGATGGAGGGAATGTTGTGAACTGGTTGCGTGTGGGAATTTTTCCGTCTAAGTTATTGCATGACAATTCAAACTGGTCAAGAATGTCAAGGAAGACATGCCGGGAGGAATTTGGCCTGACAGGCGGTTGAATGAGAGGTCACGAGTTTGCAAGAATTTCAACCGTGACATGTTGCCCGGTATGCTTCCCATCAGTTGGTTGTTCGACAATCAGTGCCATCAAGGTGGAGAGATTTGATATCTCAGGCGGAATTTCCCCCGAGAGGTTATTTCTCGAAAGGTCTATCACGTTCATCAGCGGAATCAATTCGTTATATTCCACTGACCTTCCCCTTATGTTTAACTCATGTTTCCAAAGTAAAAACTATGGAATTCTGGGGGTAAATTATAGTAAGTCTCTAAAGATTTCATCCCTGACATATTGCCGAAACACCTGGGAATTGATCCGAACAAGTCATTATTGGCGAGGTCCAAGACATGCAAGTTCAGAGAGTTGCACAGTTGTTCAGGAATTCTTCTGCTGAAACTATTGGACCGGAGGATCAATTCCGATGACGAATTGAGGCTTTTTTCAGTCCACTGTGGTATTATCCCGTGAAGTCTGTTTTCCCCTAGATCAAGTCTGTACAGGCAAGTGAAGTTTAACGAGCAAGAGGGTAACTCTCCAGAAATATTGTTGCTGCTCAGCTTTAGCCATTCAAGGGAAGGTAGTAACAAGCACATTTGGCAGGGAATGCTACCAGAGAAATTGTTCTCTGAAAGATCCAAGATCTTCAGTTTTGGCATAACGGTCCACCCAGCATAAATATCTCCAGAGAGAGCATTGTTCGATAAATCAATATAAACTAGATTCTTTATCCCGCTTGCTGAACAAGGTAGGTTCCCAGTGAGTGAGTTGTTCGACACATCTAGGTACTTCAAGGCTGACGTGTGGCGGTCGATATTTGCGGGGACAGATCCTGAAAGCGGGTTGGTTTTTAAAGAGAGTTGATTCACATTGGACCAGAGGGGAAATAAACCCTCCAACTGGTTGGAAGCGAAGTTGACTATAGCTTGAGAATCGAAATCCAAGAATCTGGGAAGCTTCCACACTATTTGATTTTCGGAAAGATCTAATGTACGAAGTTGTTGAGACATTTCTCATAGCCAATCGGGCATTGTATCTGAAATCGCTGCTCCTGAAAGGGTTATGGTCGACAGTTTTTTCTGATTCTTCAGCCACTGGGGAAATTCCGGGCCCAACTGGCAATCCTCGATCTTGATGGAACTTAGATTGAAAATGGGAACCCAACCATGGGTGAATCTGAACTTCGGTGAACTGGGGTAATCAAATGATATTTCGAGACTTTCCAACTCTTTTAGATTCCGGAGATGACTCTCCATAACAAGACCTCGCCAAGAGTTCGAATAAAGACCCAAAGTGGTCAACTTATGCTCTCTGGTATGGTACCATCCATCTCATTGAAGGACAAGTTCAGCTCAACCAATCGTGACAGATTTCCGAGAGAACTCGGGATTGGTCCTCAGAAGGAATTATCGGAGAGTCGAAGAACTTTTAAATATCTGTGCGTTACCAAAGAGTCAGGCAACGGACCGTTGAAATTGTTGGCACTCAAATCTAGCTCCTCTAAGCTGCTGTTCATGCATCCGGACAAGCCCACTTCAAGCTCGCGTGTTTCCTGTCAAGTTATTGAAGGACAAGTCTGGCTTATGCAGTTTGCACAACACACCCTCTGCAACAGCGGGAATGGAGTCCTTGACTTGAGAATTACTGAGTGTGAGCTCAAGAAGAGTTGTTATGTTAAAAATCCATAGAGACATTGTGGAGTCAAAGTTGTTAAAAGAGAGATCAAGAACAGAAAGCGATGTGAAGTACACAAATGACCCAGATTCAGGGAAGTCAGAAAGCTGACATCCCACCAAGCGCAACTCCTTTAGAGAAGGAAGCATGTTGACCTTCTCCAGTCAATGAGCAGATCCCCTTTTGAAATTGACACCTCCCAAGTTAAGGTAATTCAAAAAAAGAGAGGCtggaaaactaatttaaatCTGAAACCTGGAGATCACCGTAATACGGGTCAACAGTGAGGTCAAGATAGTGCAAGTTTGAGAGATTCCCTAATTGGGGAGGGACAAATCCCCCAAATGATGCTTGGGAGTGATCAAGGTGGGTCAACCTCTTGAGAGAGCCTATGAAACAGGGAATGGGACTGCCTTGGAAATTGTTGTGGCTTAGATCCAAGTAAGTCAAGTACTTCAAATCAAGCAAGGAAGGACTTACTTGGCCGCTCAGACACACTGGCTTGTAACCTTCTAGTACAGATTTAGCATCATCATCCATGTCACATATGTTAGGCTTCTGAGATCCAGCTTCACGACACGGCCTGTGCAGTTGTCGCAGCTAACGCCATCCCATTCACAGCAATCTTGGCCGGTCCAGGAAGAGAGCTGGTTTGAAGGGTCTTTGAGACCAGCTTTGAATCTCAACAGGGCTTGTCTTTCCTTGACAGGGCAATTGGTGGTGCTGGAGCTTATTCCATTGGCTTCAAGAGTACGAAGCTtagaaagcaagtgaagagagagaagcggaTGAAGGAAACAGGAAAATTTCACAACGGCCATTTCTCATTtaacaaaatctaaaaaaagATGACACCTGTTTTCCATGGAAGAGACTGGACTAGAAGGGTTGTACATTACTCAACCATTTTAATATTCTCTTCCATTAATTTACAATGATTTTCCTTGTCAAACCAGGTTACGGGGGAGCACTTGAAGGCAGAAATTCggttgatttctttttcattaacgatgcaaatatatatatgtgccGTCAGTCTCTCTCATGATAGATTTGTCATTTTCTGATTACGTAGAGCTCACGTAAAAA
The nucleotide sequence above comes from Eucalyptus grandis isolate ANBG69807.140 chromosome 2, ASM1654582v1, whole genome shotgun sequence. Encoded proteins:
- the LOC104433655 gene encoding uncharacterized protein At3g27210 yields the protein MGNCVTVPRNQNSAAVKLDLSVASETGGGVPVQEASADALNSVAEAGPKPQAAPPATSFRELGTKEEMFFESQAWWESDCEDYFSVCDDATPSCGSSPIHPRSSFGNVPVNKSLQTDGALNSVQPLPTEPKKLLFELFQESFNADAKSGVMAFPTESPVKSPFSLRRNSAYSVDGTPNRSSKTAKVKSGSSSQRCLPDLVRNLSFREMKKRMSPSHGGGSNPKPRQVDSTLA